AGCGAGCTGATGAAAAGATTAAATCTTCTTTAAAATAATCACAATCGTATACCATTAATCGAAGTTCTCATATTTATTTATCCGCTTACATCTTGAATTAACCGAAAATAAAGAGAGCAAAAGCTACTAATTTAATTTCGGATCAGTCACAAAAGTTGTGTGTGAGTTCAGATGAAGATTAATTGTTAATTGAAGATTGAATGAAGTGTGTCTTTGCGAGTGAAACGAAGCAATTAGGGATCAGGGTCAAAAGTTTTGTGTGGATTGAATTAAAGTTTTGATCTTTGTAAAAAAAAACAGAGATTGGAATTATCCTTAGACCTTTTAAAATTCATCTTACCTGAGATGCTCGTAGAACATTTTGATTTGGTAAGACACACTCATCGAAATGAGGAACTTCATTTGTATTTTGAAGAGCGTAATGTTGTTCCTAAAGAAGTCATAAATCCTAATGTAATTGCTCATGGTTTCCACAAAGAGATTACTATTGAAGACTTTCCTTTGCGTGGAAACACTGTGTATCTTCACGTAAGGCGACGTAGATGGTTAGATAAAGAGACTAGGCAAATCATTCAAAGAGATTGGAATCTAGTAGCTCAGGGAACTCGCATGACAGGTGAGTTTGCTGCTTTTTTAAAAGAGATTAGTCGATACTGAGAAGAGTGATTGCAAAACCATTGCAAGAATCTATGGCGTGAATGGGAAGAAGTTCCAAAGGCAGTATCGAGATTATTTGAGTGAGTTTAAACAGTGGAAGGAAAAGTCTCATGCCAAAGAGTGGTTGATCTTCCCTGAGAATATAGGAACTCGATTATCTATCGACGAAGTAGCCTTATCAAAAGGAGAACTCTACACCATCGTTACCAATAAAAAAGCTAAAGGAAAGAAAGGAAGTATTGTGGCGATCATAGCTACTACCAAAGCAGAACCTATTATCAAACACCTATTTAAAATCTCATCTGCGAAAAGAAACAAGGTCAGAGAAATTACCCTAGATATGGCGAACTCCATGAAGCTGATTGCCAAACGGTGTTTCCCCAAAGCCATACAAGTAACCGATAGATTCCATGTACAGAAACTAGCTCTAGAAGCACTTCAAGAAATTAGGATCAAACATCGATGGGAAGCCATAGATACAGAAAATGAACGGATCAAACTTGCCAAAACCAATAACAAAGAATATTACCCTGAAATATTAGAAAATGGAGATACCATAAAGCAACTCTTGGCTAGAAGCAGATACTTACTCTACAAAGCACCAAGTAATTGGACAGAAGATCAAAGAGTAAGAGCTAACATCCTCTTTAAAAGATATCCTGATATCAAAACAGCTTTTAAGCTCGTACAAGGACTTAGAAATATCTTCAACACAGCAAACTCAATACAAGTCGCTTATACAAAACTAGCGCATTGGTATAAAGATGTAGAACAAACAGCATACAAGGCTTTTAATACCATAGCAAACTCTATCAGGCTTAACTATAGATCAATATTGAATTACTTCATTAATAGAAGTACTAATGCAGCGGCAGAATCTTTCAATGCCAAAATCAAAGCCTTTAGATTACAATTTAGAGGGGTCAAAAACACAGAATTCTTCCTCTATAGATTAACTACAATTTTTGCATAAACACAACAATTAGTCTTGATCCTTAATTTCTTTGTGCAATAAAATAACGAATATTAAAATTTGGGGAAATTTTATAGTTATTATTTTAGGAAAGAAGAGTGCTCTTTTGGGCACTCTTTTAATTTCTATCATTGTTCCGTCATTTGCACGCCCTTAAGCCCACAGGTAATACTATAGGCACGTTTAGATAAACCGCTTTCTTGCCACAAGCCTAAATGGGCCTCTTTTTATTCCTCACTATATCGGTTCATATCAATATCTATTTTATACAAACCAAAAATAGTACCTCTAACATGCCTATAAAATACCTACTTGCCCACGGGCATACAAAAAGAATATGAAAGTGATCTAAAGGTTGTGTGAGGAAAATTTGAAATTTTCATAGCAAGATTGGACTATTTTCATATTCTTTTGGGTATAAGATCTCAAATAACATTACTCTATCAAGTGTTATCCGCATTAAAAAGAATGGTTTTTATAATCTGCCACTTCCCGGAACGGTCACTACCTACACGTTCTGTAATTCCTTTTTCTTTAGGGGTAGCTATATTTTTATCTACAGTAGTAGTACTAATGCTTTCGGTCGTTTCTTTTTTGCTAATCGTTGGGTTTTCTACAATTAACTCAAGGATTTTTGCCTGACTATCGCCAGCCTTTCATTTTTTTAACTATTCTCTACGATCTCAATCTCCTCCTCAATCAACCCGTATAACTCATAGACCATTTGGTCTATTTCCTTATCAGTTGTATCAATTTGAGTTTTTAGAGCAAATGCTTTTTGTTGCTCTGCAATAAAGTAGTCTTCCCACTCGGCTTCTTCACTGAGACTGAGTGGTATCTTTTTCTTTTTGAGTTCTTTTATAAAGCCTGTAAAAGATAGCTCATACCAACTCGCTAGTTTTTTGGGTAGCTTTTCTAATGACTCCGGAAATTTGCGTTGTAGGGTGCGTTGGAATTTGGCAGATACCTCTTGCAACTTTTTATTTAAAACTAACATTTGATCTGCTTTTTCTATAAATAATTCTTCTGATATAGCTTTTATTAAAGGAAATTTCTCAAAAAAGGTATATTTCATCCTAACTCCTTTTTTGCCTAAACCACCACCTGCATAGAAATTCTTAATACACCAGAAAAAGAAATTTGTATTTACAATTGTCAATATGTATTTCAGATTTTTTCCTGTAATTATCCTTCCTGTATCAACACAAAACATCGTTCCTCTTTCGTGATATGCAAAAGAAGATTCTTGTACCATTTCTTGATAAATGATTTTTTCTCCATTAAATTTATCAATATATGCACAGTTCCTTAAATTATATGGTGTATCGCCTTTATCGTAACGTTTTTCTAATTTTTCATAATACTGGTCTAAATGACTTTTAATTATAGAATAGTTATCAATATTTATTTTTGAATTGTCTTTGTAGCCATTGTGGGTACTAATCAAATACAAATCATTAAAATCTATTGAATAACGTTTAATATCTCTACCTCTTAAAATCGGATGGATAATTTCTGCACTCTTAGGGTCTTTAGCTATCAGTTCATCCCTTTTTTCTTTGGTTATGATAAAAGCTTCATTATAGCCAGTTTTAATTCCATAGTTTATTTCAATATCCCAATCTTTGAGAGGTGTACCTTTTTTTTCAATTTTTTGTTTTATACTTTTTTCCAAAGGGCTGTCTATACTCCATATATCATCATTTTTATACGATACTTCGACTTGCATTTTTTCATATACTGAAAAGTCTATAAAATTAGTTTCTTTGCTTAGATCAACGGCAGTAAAAGGGTTGTTTGCTGTATTTTTTTCAAATAATAAAATATTAGAATCTACAGTAGCGCTTTCAAAAATGCCGGAGCCTAAATCAATTAATAAATAAGGTTTGGTAAATTCATTAAAATATCTTCTCAATTACTTTCCATAATTAGCACGCATCTATTTATTAGAAGTAATGAAGCCTAAAACTCCTTTTTTCTGAGAATATCATTACCTTTTTCGTAAAATAAGCAGTACAAATCTCCGGTACTTTCAAAGGTGTAATCTTCCCTAAAAACCGAACTGTTTAAAATTAGAAAGATTAATTTTAACTTTCAATAGACAAACAAAGCGAAAGAGTAAATTTTCACCTTCACATCTTGCAAAGATTTTGAAAGAGTTTGATCAAGGGAAAACAGTTGTAGAGATTAGCAGGGAACATGGGTTTATTTCAGCAACTTTTTACAAGTGGCGTTCTAAATATGCCGGGATGAGTTCCGGAGAGTTACGTTGCGTCAAAGAGCTTGAGGGTGAGAACCGGATGCTCAACCAGATGTATGCTTCTCTAGCCTTAGATCATCAAATGGCAAAAGAGGTTATTGCAAAAAAGCTTTAAAGCCTTGCCGTAAGAGAACGATAAGTAAAACACTTGCACATTATGGTATTAGCAGGGCGTGCCGAGTCTTAAATATGAGCAAGAGTGTTTATTATTATAAACCGTTACCCAAAGCCGATACTGAGATAGAGCTCGCTTTACAAGAAAAAGCAGTTCAACATTGAGAAGAAGGTTTTTGGAAGGCTTATAGTCGTTTACGTAATCAAGGCAAACCATGGAATCATAAACGATTGTATAGGGTTTACAAAGCATTAGGACTTCCTCTACGTGGTAAAGTAAAAAAACGATTACCATCTAGAGTGAAAGAACCATTAGAGGTTCCGGAAAATCTTAATGATACATGGAGTATGGATTTTGTTACCGATACCCTTGAGAACAAAAGACGTTTTAGAGCCTTTACTATTATCGATGACTGTAATAGAGAGGCATTACATATAGAAGTAGATTTTTCTTTACCAAGTAATCGTGTGTTTTGGGTACTTAACGATCTTGTTAATAGAAGAGGAAAGCCCAATAAGATACGTATGGATAATGGCCCGGAGTTCATTGCTAATATCACCGCTGTATGGAGCCAAATGCATGACATAGAGTTTACCTATATTCACCCTGTCAAACCAACTCAAAATGCATTTGTAGAGAGATTTAATGGAACTTATAGGCGAGGAGTTATTGATAAATATATTTTTGAGAACATTAACCAAGTAAGAGAACAAACCCAAGATTGGATGTATGATTATAATCATCATCGACCCCATGACGGGCTTGGTAGATTATCGCCAATAAAATACGCAGAAATTAATTCTCTTGGGGCTAGCTCCAAGAGAATTAAAACAATAAATTTATCAAATATTAGAAATTTAAACAGTTCTAATTAGGGGAAGCTTACACGTTAGCCAAAAATCTTGGTGTGCATCATTCCATTATTGGAAGATATGAGCGTGACGAAGTAAAACCGACTATT
This window of the Flavobacteriaceae bacterium genome carries:
- a CDS encoding transposase → MELSLDLLKFILPEMLVEHFDLVRHTHRNEELHLYFEERNVVPKEVINPNVIAHGFHKEITIEDFPLRGNTVYLHVRRRRWLDKETRQIIQRDWNLVAQGTRMTGEFAAFLKEISRY
- a CDS encoding DDE transposase, whose translation is MARIYGVNGKKFQRQYRDYLSEFKQWKEKSHAKEWLIFPENIGTRLSIDEVALSKGELYTIVTNKKAKGKKGSIVAIIATTKAEPIIKHLFKISSAKRNKVREITLDMANSMKLIAKRCFPKAIQVTDRFHVQKLALEALQEIRIKHRWEAIDTENERIKLAKTNNKEYYPEILENGDTIKQLLARSRYLLYKAPSNWTEDQRVRANILFKRYPDIKTAFKLVQGLRNIFNTANSIQVAYTKLAHWYKDVEQTAYKAFNTIANSIRLNYRSILNYFINRSTNAAAESFNAKIKAFRLQFRGVKNTEFFLYRLTTIFA